From one Manduca sexta isolate Smith_Timp_Sample1 unplaced genomic scaffold, JHU_Msex_v1.0 HiC_scaffold_2903, whole genome shotgun sequence genomic stretch:
- the LOC119192544 gene encoding LOW QUALITY PROTEIN: protein vein-like (The sequence of the model RefSeq protein was modified relative to this genomic sequence to represent the inferred CDS: inserted 1 base in 1 codon), with amino-acid sequence DDYRRRSVLVIRHARNEDSATYECRAQGAXGPPAVAAANVSVLPPVVTPPDTTTGSPCPMPDPSSYCLNGGTCLFFEIVQEQACKCPEGFTGQRCETKDVSNRSSMSHSYTCKLGLSTTYYC; translated from the exons TGATGATTACAGAAGGCGCTCGGTTCTAGTAATAAGACATGCGAGGAACGAAGACTCTGCGACGTATGAGTGCAGGGCTCAGGGCG GTGGGCCGCCGGCCGTCGCCGCTGCGAATGTCAGCGTGCTGCCGCCTGTGGTCACACCTCCTGACACAA CGACTGGGTCGCCGTGTCCGATGCCGGACCCCTCGTCATACTGCCTCAATGGCGGTACCTGTCTCTTCTTTGAGATTGTACAGGAGCAAGCGTGCAA atgTCCAGAAGGCTTCACCGGGCAGCGGTGCGAGACGAAGGATGTTTCGAACAGAAGTAGTATGTCGCATTCGTACACGTGCAAACTGGGCCTCTCGACCACCTACTACTGTTAG